The Parvibaculum sp. DNA segment CCGCCGACATCATGCTCGGCTACGACCTGCTGCTCTGCAAGCTCTTCGGGCTGCTGAGCGACGACTTGAAGAACGTAAACGCCTATTTCGCGCGGCTTTCCGCACGGCCCGGTTTCCAGAAGGCAACCGCCTGATCGCGAACGGGAGGATCATCGCATGGCCTACAAGACAATCGGCGTGAAACCGATCTCCGGCGCGCTGGGCGCCGAGATCGAGGGTGTCGATCTCTCGAAGGACCTCTCCAACGAGACCTTCGACGACATCCATCAGGCCTTTCTCGATCATGTGGTGATCTTCTTCCGCGACCAGCACATCACGCATGAACAGCACAAGGCCTTCGGCCGCCGCTTCGGCACGCTGAACATCCATCCCTACGTGAAAGGCATGGACGGTCATCCGGAAATCATGCAGATCGTCAAGGAGCCGGAGGACCGCATCAATTTCGGCGGCGGCTGGCATTCCGACATGTCGTTTCTGGAAGAACCGGCCCTCGGCTCGATCCTTTATGCGCGCGAAGTCCCGCCTTATGGCGGCGACACGCTCTGGGCGAACCAGTATCTCGCCTATGAAACCCTGTCGGACGGCATGAAGAAAATGCTGGACGGCCTGAAAGCCGTCAACACGGCGAAAGGCGAATACAGCGAACGGGGCCACTCGGCGCAGAAGCGCAAGGGCATGGAAGTATCGACCGCCGGCGACGACACGCCGTCCTACGAACATCCCGTCGTCCGCACCCATCCCGAAACCGGCCGCAAGGCGCTCTATGTCAATCCGGCCTTCACCGAGAAATTCGTCGGCATGACCCGCCGCGAAAGCCGCCCGCTGCTGAACTTCCTTTTCGAACACTGCACGCAGGAACCCTTCACCTGCCGCTTCCGCTGGACGAAAGACGCCATCGCCTTCTGGGACAACCGCGCCGCCCAGCATTTCGCGCTCAACGACTATCACGGCCACCGCCGCCACATGGAGCGCGTGACGGTCGACGGCGACCGCCCGTTCTAGAGCGGTTCGATCCCTCGCGCGCTTGTGATGCGCCGTCATCGGCAGCCCGGGCTATGCTCGCCCGCGTCGAACAGGAGCCGCGCGAGCTGTCATGGAATCCGTCTATTACGTCCTCACCTATGCCTGCCACCGCAAATGCCGGCATTGCTACGACACCCGCTTCCGCCCCTATGTGCGCGACGGGTTGAAAGCGGTCGTCGGCGAAGGTGTCGACAATTACCGCCGCATCGTTGCCAACCTGCCCGACAGCATGATCTATCGCGATCCCGCAAAGCCCGGCGCCGACGGTTCGCCGTCCGAACGCATCGGCCGCCTCATCCTGGCCGGCGGCGAACTGCTGATCGACCCCGTGCGCGAAACGCTGCTCTATCCGGCGCTCGACGCCATCCGCGAAAAATACGGGCCGCGCGGCGTCCGCATCAGCATGCAGACGACCGGCGACATCGTCACCCCGCGCATGCTCGATGAGTTGCGCGAGCGCGGCGTCTGGATGATCGCCGTCGCCAGCATGGACGATTATCACGTCGGCATGGAAGGCGAGAAGCGCCTGCCCTTCATGGAAAATCTGAAAACGATGTTCGAGGCGGCGGGCTTCGGCCCGGTGCCCGATCCCGCGACCGGCCGCGACCATCTGCTGGAAGATGGTCCCTTCTACCTCTTCTTCGGCGCCCAGCCGGGGCAATGGATCGCCGAACTGTGGCCGCGCGGCCGCGCCTGGGAAAACGGTTTGTCGAAGGCGACGATGGAAACCAATTTCTGTTCGCGCTGGTCGGGTGCGAAAAACTTTCTGAATCATGGGTACGCCGGTGCCGAAGTCGCCATCGAGCCGAACGGCGACGTCTTTCCCTGCTGTCTCAAGACAAAACTGCCGATCGGCAATCTGACCGAGGAACGCCTCGTCGACATTCTCGACAGCCTGAAAGGTCATCCGGTCTTCGAAGCACTGAATGCCGGCGACCCGCTTCACATGGGCGAGAGCCTCGGATGGAGCGCCGACGATTTTTTCACCGCCTCGCACACGACGACGCCGCAAGGTGCGCCTTACGCAAATCTCTGCATCGGCTGCGACCGCTTCCATGAGGAGAAACTCGGACCGGTCATTCGCGACCTGCGCGAGCGGCGGTTGAGGGCCCTGAAAAATTCACCGGCAACCGCAAACATGCGGGGATAAGTTTTTTTGCTTCGTCGCGCCGCAACAGTCCCCTCATGTACTTGCGAACAAAAAGCAGAATGTTTTTTGAGCACTTTTGAAAGCACGCTGGAGAGCACGAAATTCGGCGCCGATTGCGGGATAAGTTGCGGGAGAAGTCGCCCCGAAAGCTGTTCGTGACAGTTTTTTGACAGATCGATGACAGAAGGGGCGTTTTCAGCCTCCTTTTTGTCCATCCGATCTGTACACGGATAAAAATTCCGGGGCCTTATTCCGCCGGTGCGTGGATGTCCCGTCCGGCCTTCGCCGCGACCCTCCGCTCCTGCCAGCCGGCGAGGATCAAATAGACCGTCGGCACGACGAACAGCGTCAGAACCGTGCCGAAACTGATGCCGCCCACAATCACCAGACCGATCGACCGCCGGCTCTCCGCGCCCGCGCCGCTCGCCAGCGCCAGCGGCATCGCACCCAGCACCATCGCCCCCGTCGTCATCAGGATCGGACGCAGCCGCAGGCCCGACGCTTCCACCACCGCTTCGTATACGGAACTGCCGCGTTCGCGAAGCTGGTTGGAGAATTCGACGATCAGAATCCCGTGCTTGCTGATCAGGCCGACAAGCGTAATCAATCCGACCTGACTGTAGATGTTGAGCGTCGTGCCCGTCAGGAACAACAGCAGCAACGCACCGGCAATCGACAGCGGCACGCTGATCAGAATGACCAGCGGATCGAGAAAACTTTCAAACTGCGCCGCAAGCACGAGATAGATGAAGATCAGCGCCAGGAAGAAAGTGATGAGAATGGTGTTCGACGACTTGACGAATTCGCGAAGCTGCCCGTCGACATCGGTCTGCGCCGTCGCGGGCAACACCCGGAGCGCCAGCTCGTCGAGAAAATCCAACGCCTCGCCCATCGAATATCCGGGCGCGAGGTTTGCCGAGATCGTCGCGGCGCGAAGCTGGTTGAAACGATTGAGCGCGTTGGGCGCAACCGTTTCGGTCACCGATATCAGATTGGAGAGCTGGACCATTTCGCCCTGCCCGCCGCGCACATAGATATTGCTGATATCGTTCGGCGTCCGCCGCTCGTCGTCGGCAACCTGCACGATCACATCGTATTGCTTGCCGCCTTGTTCGTAGCGCGTGACCTTTCGTCCGCCGAGCAGCGTTTCGAGCGTCCGCCCGACCGTCGACACGTCGATGCCCGCATCGACAACCTTGTCGCGATTGACCGCGATGTCGAGTTGCGGCTTCTGCAGCTTGAGGTTGGTGTCCGGATTGACGAAGCCGGGGTTCCGGCGGATCTCGTTCATCATCAGGTTCACATACCGGTCCAGGTCTTCATACGTGCCCGATGCCTGCACCACATACTCAACCGGCAGCGAACGCCCGCTCTGTCCGAGCGACGGCGGATTGATTGCGAAAGCGAGGATGCCGGGAATGCGGCTGAGCTTCGGCTGCATTTCGTTGACGATCTCCCGCTGCGAGCGGCTGCGTTCGCTCCAGTGAATAAGGCGCGAGAACGACACGAGATCGGTGATCTGCGGAAAACCCGAAACGACGAGATAGCCGGCGACTTCGGGAATATCGATATAGACCTGCTGAATCTGCTTTGCATAGCGCGCCGAAAACTCAAGCGTCGCGCCTTGCGGCGCCTGCCCGACGACCAGCAACGTGCCGCGATCTTCAAGCGGCGCCAGCTCACGCTGCAGCAGCAGCATGAAACCGGCGCACGACACCGCGACGATCGCGGCAACCGCCACCACGGCGCGTTGCCGCGCGAGCGCCCGCCGCAGCACTTTCTTGTAGCCGGCATCGAGTTCGTCGAGCTTGTCGCCGAGCCAGCGCTGTATTCGGCCCTGGTTCGTCTCATGCCGCAAGAGCTTCGAACAGAGCATCGGCGTCAGCGTCAGCGCCACGAACCCGGACACGAAAACGGCGCCTGCCAGCGTCAGCGCGAACTCCAGAAAGAGTTTGCCCGTGCGCCCTTCCGCGAAACTGACAGGCGCATAGACGGCAACAAGCGTCAGCGTCATGGCGATGACGGCGAAGGTGATCTCGCGCGACCCGTCGATGGCCGCCTGGAAGGGCGTCTTTCCCATCTCGATATGACGATAGATGTTTTCGAGCATCACGATGGCGTCGTCGACGACGAGGCCGATCGCCAGCACCATCGCCAGCAGCGTCAGCGTGTTGATGCTGAAACCGAACAGCAGCATGATCGCAAAACTGGTGATCAGCGCGATCGGAATGGTGACGACGGGAATGAAGGACGCACGCACCGTTCGCAAAAAGACGAAGATCACCAGTACGACAAGCACGATGGCTTCGAGAATTGTCTCATAGACCGAACGAATGGATTCGGCGATGAACACCGAGGTGTCGTAGCCGACAAACGAACCCATGCCTTCCGGCAGCGTCGGCGCCAGATCGTCGAGCGTCTGGCGCACCGCCGCGGCAACCTCCAGCGGATTGGCCGTCGCCTGCTTGACGACGCCGAGCGAGATCGACGTCTCGCCGTTATAGGTCGCCGACCGCCGGACGTCGGCGGCGGCAACTTCCACCCGCGCCACCTGCGCGAGCCGGACCTGAAAACCGTCCGTCTCCTTGACGACGATGTTTTCAAACTCTTCCGGCGTTTGCAGCGCCGTCTTGGCCAGCACCGTGAATTCGCGGTCGAAACTCTCGATGCGGCCGGACGGAATTTCGGCGTTCTGTGCACGGACGGCATTCTCGACGTCCTGCACCGTGAGGTTGTAGGCGGCGAGCCGCGCCCGGTCGACCCAGATTCGCATCGAATATTCGCGGCCACCGAAAATACTGACCTGCGCGACGCCGGGCTGGTTCTGCAATCTGTCGCTGACGATCCGATCCAGATAATCGGTGATCTCGAGCGAGTCCATGCGATCGCTCTTGAAGGCGATATACATGATCGGCTGTGCGTCGGCCTCGACCTTGGCGATGATCGGTTCATTCACATCGTCCGGCAGCAACCCGCGCGCGCGGCCGACACGGTCGCGCACATCGCTCGCCGCGACATCCGGGTCGGTCGTCAGCGTGAAGCGCGCCGTCACCTGGCTCTCTTCCGGACGGCTCGCCGACGACAGCACCTCGATGCCTTCGATGCCGGCCATCGAATCCTCGAGCGCCTGCGTAACTTCGCGCTCGACAACCGCCGCGCTGGCGCCGCGATAAACCGTGGTCACGGTGACGACCGGTTCGTCGATTTCCGGATATTCGCGCACCGACAACCGGTCGTAGGAAACGATGCCGAGCAGCATCAGGATCAGACTGACGACGGTTGCGAAAACCGGGCGGCGAATGAACAGTTCGGAAATATGCATCGACGGCCCCGCTAACCGGCCGGATCGGCAACAGGCCGGTCTTCGTGCGTCAACAACGGTTCGACAGGTGCGCCGTCCTGGATTTTTAGCTGGCCCGCAATGATCACCGCCTCGCCCGGTTCGATGCCCGACACAAGCTCGACCTGTCCCGGTTGCCGGTCGCCCGTTTCCACGCGGCGGATGGCGGCGTGTCCGTCGACGACGACGAAGACGGCCTTGTTTCCGGTCTGGTCGGTGACGATGGCGGACTCAGGCACGAGAATGGAATCCCGTGTTTCGGTCACGATGTTGACGCGTCCGAAAAGTCCGGGCCGCAATTCGCCGCCCTCGTTCGCCAGCAATGCGCGAACGCTGAGCGCGCGGCCCTCGATGCTGACCACCGGATCGACGGCGCTGATGACGCCTTCAAATGTCTGGCCGGGCAGCGCATCGAAGGCGATGTCGACCTTCTGCCCCTTTCGAATGCGCGTCAGGAAAACTTCGGAAACGCGGAAGTCGATCCGCAGATTGTCGACATCGGCAAGCGTCGCAATCGGCTCTCCGGCCGTGAGATATTGCCCGAGGCTGACCTGGCGCAAACCGACGATGCCTGCAAACGGCGCCTTGATCGTCGCCTTGTCGAGCGCCGTCTGCGCGGCCGCGAGTTCGGCTTCCGCCGACTTGAAGTCGTTGAGCGCTTCGTCGCGCGCCCGCGCCGTTCCCGAACCCTGGCGGACAAGTTGTTCCGCACGCTGATAATTGGCGCGGGTCAGCGTCAGCCGCGCCTCGGCCTGCGCCAGCCGCGCCTTCAGATCGTCGTCGTTGAGCCGGAGCACAACCTCGCCTTCCTCGATCCGCTGCCCGTCGGTGAAGTCGATGCTGGTGACGATGCCGGCGATCTCGGGCGTCACCACGATCGACTGGTCGGCCTGCAACGTTCCGAGCGCAGACACGCGAATCTCGACAGGCGCGTGGCGCGCCTCGACGACCTCGACGACCGCCGGCGGAAACCCGCCCTGCTGCTGCCCCGCAAAACGGTCATAGAGACGGTAGAGGAACAGCAGCGCCAGCAAAACGCCCAGCACGGCCAGAACGCCGATGACGATGGTGCGGGGCGAATGCTGTTTCAGGGAAAGCTGTTTCGGTAACTGCATGAACTATCGCTTGTTGAAATCGTACCGCAGACCGCGACCGTGTCGGCAGGCGCGGAAGACGCCGGCCGCGCCTGTCGACACGCCCGCTCGGGGCATTCTGGAATAGGTCATTTGGACGGGCAGGAAAATGGCAATTTGCCAGCATCGCCCACAATATAGGCGCGGTCGGCGGGCGGTAGCGGCAATGGTGGGCGTGACAGGGATTGAACCTGTGACCCCTTCGATGTCAACGAAGTGCTCTCCCGCTGAGCTACACGCCCATTGCCATTTCCAGTCGCCGGCAGCGGGTGCCGGCGGGCCGGCGCCGAACGGCGCCGAAGGCCGTTCCTATAACGAGGATACCCTTTAAAGACAAGCCGGAAACGCGGGCGCGGCAGCCAGCGCCGGACCGCTCAGGCGGCGACCATCAGCCGTTCGACTTCGGCCACGAGGTCGCGCAGGTGGAAGGGCTTGGAAAGCACCTTGGCGTCTTTGGGTGCCGCCACTTCGGGATTGAGCGCGACGGCTGCAAAGCCGGTGATGAACATGATCTTGAGTGTCGGGTCGAGTTCCGCGGCCAGCCGGGCAAGCTCGATGCCGTCCATTTCGGGCATCACGATGTCGGTCAGCAGAATGTCGAAAACATCGTTCTTGAGGCGCCGATGGGCCTCGTCGCCCTGTCCATAGGACACGACTTCATGGCCGGCATTTTCCAGCGCCTTGGCCAGAAACCGGCGCATGGATTCGTCGTCTTCAGCGAGGAGAATGCGTGCCATGGCCCCGTGCCCGATCCGTCCCTTGATACCCTTCATGGCGAAAGCGGACGCACAGCCTGCGGCCAGCCCCTCACCCCACGGGTGCCACTTTAGGATTCCAATAGTAAACAGGATGTGAACTCCAGCCCCTCATATTCGCCGCCTGGCACAATTTGCCCGCCCGGCCCCGCGGGTCGCTCTCGGCGGGAGGGTCATGCTATGCTTGCCCGGCGGCGCCTCCGGCACCCGCCATCCGCAACGGTAAAACAGGCATTTCGGCTTTTCTGCAAATGGACCTGGCCCCCGCAAACACGATCGCCACGCCGGCCGCACAAGGGCCGGACACGACGGAGGCTGGACTGTTTGCGCAGCCGGTCATCGTCGAAAGCCCGTCACGTCAGCGGATCCCCTTTGTGTTCAGTTCCCCCCATAGCGGGCGGCACTATCCGGCGTCCTTTGTCGCCGCCTCCAATCTCGATGCGCTGACGCTCCGCCGCAGCGAAGACAGTTTTGTCGAGGCGCTCTTTGCCGGCGCCGTCGGCCTCGGCGCACCGTTGCTGCATGCCTTGTTCCCGCGGGCCTATCTCGATGCGAATCGCGAACCCTACGAACTCGACCCCTCGATGTTCGCTGAGCCCCTGCCGCCGCATGTGAACACGCGCTCGCTGCGTGTCGCCGGCGGCCTCGGCACCATTGCCCGCGTGGTCTCGGATGCGACCGAGATTTACCGGGAGCCGCTCTCCTATGCGGAAGCGGAAGAACGCATTCGCCGCCTCTACATGCCCTTCCACGATGCGCTGAAGGGATTGCTCGAAGACACGTTGAAAAGCTTCGGCTGCGCGATCCTGATCGATTGCCATTCGATGCCGTCCGTCGGCGGCCCGACCGACGACGACAACGGCGCCGACCGCCCCGACATCGTGCTGGGCGACCGCTACGGCACCTCCTGCGCCGGCGCCATCACGGCCGAGGCGGAGCGGATATTGCGGCAACTCGGCTACAGCGTCGTGCGCAACAACCCCTATGCCGGCGGCTTCAACACCGAGCATTACGGGCGCCCGCGACGGGGTCTTCATGCCTTGCAGATCGAGGTCAACCGCGCCCTCTACATGGACGAGGCGCGCCTGGAGCCGACGCCGGGCCTGGAAAAAATGCAGGCCGACATGACCGCCTTCATCGACGAACTGGCGGCCTGGGACTGGTCGGCCCTGACGCCCGGCGCGCGCGGCGCCGCCTTCTGAGACGGTTCGCGACGACCGCCGCCCGCAGCCTCCCGGACAAAAAAAGGGGCCCTGGCGAACCAGGGCCCAAGTTTAGGGAGGAAACGCCCAGGAAGGGCTGCGACAGCGGGAGAAACCTCAACCGATGCCGCAATGCACAAGATGACATTGCAGCGCACACAAATCAAGGGCCAAAGCAAAAAATCTTCGCCCAAAAATGCGCCGAAATCTGCCAAAAATAATGGCACTTCGCGTCTTTTCTAGCCGTCGGCCGGAATGGGTGCAGCGCAGCGAGATTGGCCCGAACCTGGCGCTCACATGCGCCGCGCGGCATCGCAAACGTTCCTTAACGCCCCTTGTCCCATGATGACCGGTGAAACGCCGCCGGACCTGCCGGTCTTGCGGCCCTATGGCAAG contains these protein-coding regions:
- a CDS encoding N-formylglutamate amidohydrolase encodes the protein MDLAPANTIATPAAQGPDTTEAGLFAQPVIVESPSRQRIPFVFSSPHSGRHYPASFVAASNLDALTLRRSEDSFVEALFAGAVGLGAPLLHALFPRAYLDANREPYELDPSMFAEPLPPHVNTRSLRVAGGLGTIARVVSDATEIYREPLSYAEAEERIRRLYMPFHDALKGLLEDTLKSFGCAILIDCHSMPSVGGPTDDDNGADRPDIVLGDRYGTSCAGAITAEAERILRQLGYSVVRNNPYAGGFNTEHYGRPRRGLHALQIEVNRALYMDEARLEPTPGLEKMQADMTAFIDELAAWDWSALTPGARGAAF
- a CDS encoding TauD/TfdA family dioxygenase; this encodes MAYKTIGVKPISGALGAEIEGVDLSKDLSNETFDDIHQAFLDHVVIFFRDQHITHEQHKAFGRRFGTLNIHPYVKGMDGHPEIMQIVKEPEDRINFGGGWHSDMSFLEEPALGSILYAREVPPYGGDTLWANQYLAYETLSDGMKKMLDGLKAVNTAKGEYSERGHSAQKRKGMEVSTAGDDTPSYEHPVVRTHPETGRKALYVNPAFTEKFVGMTRRESRPLLNFLFEHCTQEPFTCRFRWTKDAIAFWDNRAAQHFALNDYHGHRRHMERVTVDGDRPF
- a CDS encoding radical SAM/SPASM domain-containing protein gives rise to the protein MESVYYVLTYACHRKCRHCYDTRFRPYVRDGLKAVVGEGVDNYRRIVANLPDSMIYRDPAKPGADGSPSERIGRLILAGGELLIDPVRETLLYPALDAIREKYGPRGVRISMQTTGDIVTPRMLDELRERGVWMIAVASMDDYHVGMEGEKRLPFMENLKTMFEAAGFGPVPDPATGRDHLLEDGPFYLFFGAQPGQWIAELWPRGRAWENGLSKATMETNFCSRWSGAKNFLNHGYAGAEVAIEPNGDVFPCCLKTKLPIGNLTEERLVDILDSLKGHPVFEALNAGDPLHMGESLGWSADDFFTASHTTTPQGAPYANLCIGCDRFHEEKLGPVIRDLRERRLRALKNSPATANMRG
- a CDS encoding efflux RND transporter periplasmic adaptor subunit, with protein sequence MQLPKQLSLKQHSPRTIVIGVLAVLGVLLALLFLYRLYDRFAGQQQGGFPPAVVEVVEARHAPVEIRVSALGTLQADQSIVVTPEIAGIVTSIDFTDGQRIEEGEVVLRLNDDDLKARLAQAEARLTLTRANYQRAEQLVRQGSGTARARDEALNDFKSAEAELAAAQTALDKATIKAPFAGIVGLRQVSLGQYLTAGEPIATLADVDNLRIDFRVSEVFLTRIRKGQKVDIAFDALPGQTFEGVISAVDPVVSIEGRALSVRALLANEGGELRPGLFGRVNIVTETRDSILVPESAIVTDQTGNKAVFVVVDGHAAIRRVETGDRQPGQVELVSGIEPGEAVIIAGQLKIQDGAPVEPLLTHEDRPVADPAG
- a CDS encoding efflux RND transporter permease subunit codes for the protein MHISELFIRRPVFATVVSLILMLLGIVSYDRLSVREYPEIDEPVVTVTTVYRGASAAVVEREVTQALEDSMAGIEGIEVLSSASRPEESQVTARFTLTTDPDVAASDVRDRVGRARGLLPDDVNEPIIAKVEADAQPIMYIAFKSDRMDSLEITDYLDRIVSDRLQNQPGVAQVSIFGGREYSMRIWVDRARLAAYNLTVQDVENAVRAQNAEIPSGRIESFDREFTVLAKTALQTPEEFENIVVKETDGFQVRLAQVARVEVAAADVRRSATYNGETSISLGVVKQATANPLEVAAAVRQTLDDLAPTLPEGMGSFVGYDTSVFIAESIRSVYETILEAIVLVVLVIFVFLRTVRASFIPVVTIPIALITSFAIMLLFGFSINTLTLLAMVLAIGLVVDDAIVMLENIYRHIEMGKTPFQAAIDGSREITFAVIAMTLTLVAVYAPVSFAEGRTGKLFLEFALTLAGAVFVSGFVALTLTPMLCSKLLRHETNQGRIQRWLGDKLDELDAGYKKVLRRALARQRAVVAVAAIVAVSCAGFMLLLQRELAPLEDRGTLLVVGQAPQGATLEFSARYAKQIQQVYIDIPEVAGYLVVSGFPQITDLVSFSRLIHWSERSRSQREIVNEMQPKLSRIPGILAFAINPPSLGQSGRSLPVEYVVQASGTYEDLDRYVNLMMNEIRRNPGFVNPDTNLKLQKPQLDIAVNRDKVVDAGIDVSTVGRTLETLLGGRKVTRYEQGGKQYDVIVQVADDERRTPNDISNIYVRGGQGEMVQLSNLISVTETVAPNALNRFNQLRAATISANLAPGYSMGEALDFLDELALRVLPATAQTDVDGQLREFVKSSNTILITFFLALIFIYLVLAAQFESFLDPLVILISVPLSIAGALLLLFLTGTTLNIYSQVGLITLVGLISKHGILIVEFSNQLRERGSSVYEAVVEASGLRLRPILMTTGAMVLGAMPLALASGAGAESRRSIGLVIVGGISFGTVLTLFVVPTVYLILAGWQERRVAAKAGRDIHAPAE
- the cpdR gene encoding cell cycle two-component system response regulator CpdR, producing MARILLAEDDESMRRFLAKALENAGHEVVSYGQGDEAHRRLKNDVFDILLTDIVMPEMDGIELARLAAELDPTLKIMFITGFAAVALNPEVAAPKDAKVLSKPFHLRDLVAEVERLMVAA